The following proteins are co-located in the Bacillus pumilus genome:
- the fliZ gene encoding flagella biosynthesis regulatory protein FliZ: protein MKKRLICIAMISFMLFLTMQPASLFAETKDPENGTVNDWIKGEKESKKDTEKKTTDNQTNPAEEVPSSSVSIMDFVKMIGALLFVILLIYGLVRFVGKQNRLLKPFRYVENIGGTTVGQNRSVQLIKVGKRVLVVGVADSIQLLKEIDDEQECEAIVKQYEEAMESKTDLPKIVQKFTSQVKKHDQTTTSSFSANLKAQLAELKKTQSEVRKKGPKQNE, encoded by the coding sequence TTGAAAAAACGTTTGATATGTATAGCAATGATCAGTTTTATGCTTTTCTTGACGATGCAGCCTGCTTCACTGTTCGCTGAAACGAAAGATCCTGAAAATGGTACAGTGAATGACTGGATCAAAGGTGAGAAAGAAAGCAAAAAGGATACAGAAAAGAAAACCACTGACAATCAAACGAATCCGGCAGAAGAAGTTCCCTCTTCTTCTGTCTCCATTATGGATTTTGTCAAAATGATTGGTGCCTTACTTTTTGTCATCCTGCTCATTTATGGATTGGTGAGATTTGTTGGTAAGCAAAACCGCTTACTCAAACCATTCCGCTATGTTGAAAATATTGGCGGAACTACGGTTGGCCAAAACCGTTCGGTCCAGCTTATCAAAGTGGGCAAGCGTGTACTAGTTGTCGGCGTAGCAGACTCAATCCAGCTGCTAAAAGAAATTGACGATGAACAAGAATGTGAAGCGATTGTGAAACAATATGAAGAAGCGATGGAAAGCAAGACAGATTTACCAAAAATCGTTCAAAAATTCACATCGCAGGTGAAGAAACATGACCAGACAACCACTTCTTCTTTTTCAGCCAATTTAAAGGCGCAGTTAGCCGAATTGAAAAAGACCCAATCAGAAGTCAGAAAGAAAGGCCCGAAACAAAATGAATGA
- the fliP gene encoding flagellar type III secretion system pore protein FliP (The bacterial flagellar biogenesis protein FliP forms a type III secretion system (T3SS)-type pore required for flagellar assembly.) → MNEFIDLFNSSGAGNISTSVRLLLLLTVFSVAPGILILMTCFTRIVIVLSFVRTSLATNSMPPNQVLVGLALFLTFFIMAPTFSEINKEALTPLLNDDITLNQAYEKAEVPIKEFMSKHTRQKDLALFLSYAKMDTPESIKDIPLTAMVPAFAISELKTAFQIGFMIFIPFLIIDMVVASVLMSMGMMMLPPVMISLPFKILLFVLVDGWYLIVKSLLQSF, encoded by the coding sequence ATGAATGAGTTTATCGATTTATTTAATTCCAGCGGCGCAGGGAATATCAGCACGTCTGTCCGTCTTCTTTTACTTTTGACCGTATTTTCGGTTGCACCAGGCATTCTCATTTTAATGACGTGTTTTACACGGATTGTGATTGTCCTTTCATTCGTCAGAACATCACTTGCAACCAACTCAATGCCGCCAAACCAAGTGCTTGTTGGACTTGCTTTGTTTCTCACATTTTTTATTATGGCACCCACGTTCTCAGAAATAAATAAAGAGGCGCTTACGCCGCTTTTAAATGATGACATTACGTTAAACCAGGCGTATGAAAAAGCCGAAGTGCCAATCAAAGAGTTTATGAGTAAGCATACGAGACAGAAAGATTTGGCTTTATTTCTTAGTTACGCAAAAATGGATACACCTGAATCGATTAAAGATATCCCATTAACGGCGATGGTACCAGCTTTTGCAATTTCAGAATTAAAGACGGCATTTCAAATTGGTTTCATGATCTTTATTCCATTTTTAATTATTGACATGGTGGTCGCAAGTGTCCTGATGTCAATGGGGATGATGATGCTTCCGCCGGTTATGATATCGCTCCCTTTCAAAATATTGTTATTTGTTTTAGTCGATGGATGGTATTTGATAGTAAAATCCTTGCTGCAAAGCTTTTAG
- the fliM gene encoding flagellar motor switch protein FliM, translated as MSGEVLSQNEIDALLSAISTGEMDAEELKKEETTKKVKVYDFKRALRFSKDQIRSLTRIHDNFARLLTTHFSAQLRSYIQISVSSVDQVPYEEFIRSIPNMTLLNLFYVSPLEGRIMLEVNPTIGYAMMDRLMGGIGISHNKTESLTEIETKIISNMFEGALENYREAWQSITDIEPEMADFEVNPQFVQMVSPNETVVVISLNTQVGEVSGVINLCIPHVVLEPIIPKLSVHYWMQSERNEPKQEETKAIEKRIMTAKIPVVAELGQSEMTVEEFLNLEIGDCIALDKPVNAPLTVMVGNKPKFLGQAGRVNRKQAIQILDHDIRGEEDGE; from the coding sequence ATGTCAGGAGAAGTGCTTTCCCAGAATGAGATCGATGCATTATTATCTGCCATATCTACAGGCGAAATGGATGCAGAAGAGCTGAAAAAAGAAGAAACGACGAAAAAAGTGAAGGTGTATGACTTTAAACGTGCTCTTCGCTTTTCAAAAGACCAGATTCGAAGTTTAACAAGGATTCACGATAACTTCGCTAGACTGCTCACCACGCACTTTTCAGCGCAGCTAAGATCATATATTCAAATTTCTGTCAGCTCGGTTGACCAAGTACCATACGAAGAATTTATTCGTTCGATTCCTAATATGACCTTATTAAACTTATTTTATGTCAGCCCGCTTGAAGGAAGAATTATGCTTGAAGTGAACCCAACAATCGGCTATGCCATGATGGACAGGCTGATGGGCGGGATTGGCATTAGTCATAATAAGACAGAATCACTTACAGAAATCGAAACAAAGATTATCTCAAACATGTTTGAGGGAGCTTTGGAAAATTACAGAGAAGCGTGGCAGTCCATAACCGACATCGAGCCAGAGATGGCAGATTTCGAGGTAAATCCCCAGTTTGTTCAAATGGTGTCACCAAACGAAACAGTTGTCGTCATTTCTCTTAATACACAAGTTGGTGAGGTGAGCGGGGTTATTAACCTATGTATTCCTCACGTTGTATTAGAGCCTATTATTCCGAAGCTGTCTGTACACTACTGGATGCAGTCTGAACGAAATGAACCGAAACAAGAAGAAACAAAGGCCATTGAAAAACGGATTATGACGGCAAAAATACCGGTAGTCGCAGAGCTTGGGCAATCGGAAATGACGGTGGAAGAGTTTTTGAATTTGGAAATTGGTGATTGTATTGCCTTGGACAAACCAGTAAATGCGCCTCTTACTGTTATGGTCGGAAATAAACCGAAATTCTTGGGACAGGCCGGCCGCGTGAATCGGAAACAGGCGATTCAAATTCTAGATCACGACATAAGAGGTGAAGAAGATGGAGAATAA
- the fliL gene encoding flagellar basal body-associated protein FliL, producing the protein MKKKLVVVMLIMIIAIVGIGAGIVFLLNGSDEAKAEKEPTADEVAKASIEIPEIITNLKSEGNAVKLVLNIETDSEKAKEELEKRSFQVKDAVIDILSDTNADELDGKKGRDHFKTLVKNKVNHYLQDGKVKEVYITSFNLQ; encoded by the coding sequence ATGAAGAAGAAATTAGTCGTAGTAATGCTAATCATGATTATTGCCATCGTCGGAATTGGAGCTGGCATTGTTTTTCTGCTGAATGGCTCAGACGAAGCAAAAGCAGAAAAAGAGCCGACAGCAGATGAAGTCGCAAAAGCTTCTATTGAAATTCCTGAGATTATTACCAATTTAAAGTCTGAAGGAAATGCCGTCAAACTTGTACTAAATATTGAAACGGACTCTGAAAAAGCAAAAGAAGAGCTTGAAAAAAGAAGTTTTCAAGTGAAGGATGCCGTGATCGACATTTTATCAGACACGAATGCAGATGAACTTGATGGCAAAAAAGGCAGAGATCATTTTAAAACACTAGTCAAAAACAAAGTGAATCACTATTTGCAAGATGGCAAGGTGAAAGAAGTTTATATAACCTCCTTTAATCTGCAATAG
- a CDS encoding flagellar FlbD family protein, producing MIEVTRLNGKGFMLNALHIEQIESFPDTTITLANGKKFVVKEDEEQLQEKIISFYRKIQVISLNQGIEEFE from the coding sequence ATGATTGAAGTGACGAGATTAAATGGCAAAGGATTTATGCTGAACGCTCTCCATATCGAGCAAATCGAAAGCTTTCCAGACACGACCATTACACTCGCCAATGGAAAGAAATTCGTTGTGAAAGAAGATGAAGAGCAGCTTCAAGAGAAAATCATTTCTTTCTACAGAAAAATCCAAGTCATTTCATTGAATCAAGGAATAGAGGAGTTTGAATGA
- a CDS encoding response regulator, whose protein sequence is MATKVLIVDDAAFMRMMIKDILVKNGFDVVGEAENGAQAVEKYKETSPDLVTMDITMPEMDGITALKEIKQIDASAKIIMCSAMGQQSMVIDAIQAGAKDFIVKPFQADRVLEAINKTLG, encoded by the coding sequence ATGGCTACTAAGGTATTAATCGTAGATGATGCAGCATTCATGAGAATGATGATTAAGGATATTCTTGTAAAAAACGGATTTGATGTAGTAGGAGAAGCAGAAAACGGCGCACAAGCTGTTGAAAAATATAAAGAAACATCTCCTGATCTTGTGACAATGGATATCACAATGCCAGAAATGGATGGGATCACTGCGTTAAAAGAAATTAAACAAATCGATGCTTCTGCAAAAATCATTATGTGTTCTGCGATGGGACAACAATCAATGGTTATTGACGCCATTCAAGCAGGTGCAAAAGACTTTATCGTAAAGCCATTCCAGGCAGACCGTGTACTTGAAGCAATTAATAAAACGTTAGGCTAA
- the flgD gene encoding flagellar hook assembly protein FlgD, whose translation MATVDSTNRATATTDTSSSAAKKTDTLGRDQFLKILLTQLQNQDPTNPIDDREFVTQLATFSSLEQQMNMNESITQLNQVMSTFVAHQDPFTTYVGWIGKEVAGKQDDKDISGTVKSVKNINNEYFLYLEDGTKISPWDVTTVGEKS comes from the coding sequence ATGGCAACAGTTGATTCTACTAATAGAGCAACCGCAACAACAGACACTTCTTCAAGTGCAGCAAAAAAAACAGACACGCTGGGACGAGATCAATTCTTGAAAATATTACTCACGCAGCTTCAAAACCAAGATCCGACAAACCCAATTGATGACCGTGAGTTTGTCACGCAGCTTGCAACATTTTCTTCTTTAGAACAGCAAATGAATATGAACGAATCAATCACCCAGCTGAATCAGGTCATGTCTACATTTGTTGCACACCAAGATCCATTTACGACATATGTAGGCTGGATTGGTAAAGAAGTAGCGGGCAAACAAGATGATAAAGACATATCTGGCACTGTGAAGTCTGTGAAAAACATAAACAATGAATATTTCCTATATCTAGAGGATGGAACGAAAATCAGCCCTTGGGACGTTACAACTGTTGGAGAAAAATCGTAA
- the fliQ gene encoding flagellar biosynthesis protein FliQ translates to MSSEFVITMAERSVYVVLLVSGPLLALALIVGLIVSVFQATTQIQEQTLAFIPKIVAVLIGLVVFGPWMLSTIVSFTTELFSNLDRFAG, encoded by the coding sequence ATGAGTTCAGAATTTGTCATTACGATGGCTGAAAGATCAGTGTATGTTGTATTGCTTGTCAGCGGGCCGCTTCTAGCGCTCGCACTAATTGTGGGACTGATTGTCAGTGTGTTTCAGGCGACAACCCAAATTCAAGAACAGACGCTTGCGTTCATTCCTAAGATTGTTGCTGTGCTCATTGGGCTTGTTGTGTTTGGTCCGTGGATGCTTTCAACAATTGTGTCCTTCACGACAGAGCTATTCTCGAATTTAGATCGATTTGCAGGTTAA
- the fliY gene encoding flagellar motor switch phosphatase FliY, which translates to MENNGSKLSQDEIDALLKGGSNDDIEPDTLLSAMEQDAIGEIGNISFGSSATALSTLLNQKVEITTPTVTVIQKSKLNEEFPHPYVAIEVNYTEGFSASNLLVIQQTDAAVIADLMMGGDGTNADPSLSEIHLSAVQEAMNQMMGSAATSMSTVFNKKIDISPPRVELLDVKEGEGTDRIPAEEMLVKVSFRLTIGELIDSNIMQLYPITFAKDLIAELTVPTQEEEPVQETPVSAPEPHQAAPQAQSAPVQQAAPPKRQAKQKPAEPVNVAPVEFEAFSEPQHSTSQLGNLDMLMDIPLSITVELGRTQRSVKEVLELSAGSVIELDKLAGEPVDILVNKRIVAKGEVVVIDENFGVRVTDILSQSERLSNLK; encoded by the coding sequence ATGGAGAATAACGGAAGTAAATTATCACAAGATGAAATCGATGCGCTCCTTAAAGGAGGCAGCAATGACGATATAGAGCCCGATACACTCCTTTCTGCAATGGAACAAGATGCCATTGGGGAAATCGGAAATATTTCATTTGGTAGCTCTGCAACAGCACTTTCAACCCTATTAAATCAAAAAGTGGAGATTACAACTCCAACTGTCACAGTGATTCAAAAAAGCAAGCTGAATGAGGAGTTTCCTCATCCATATGTTGCGATTGAAGTGAATTATACAGAAGGCTTTAGTGCAAGTAACCTGCTTGTGATCCAGCAAACAGATGCGGCAGTCATTGCGGACTTAATGATGGGCGGAGATGGAACAAATGCTGACCCGTCTTTAAGTGAAATTCACTTAAGTGCAGTGCAAGAAGCGATGAACCAAATGATGGGTTCAGCAGCGACATCTATGTCGACAGTCTTTAATAAAAAGATTGACATTTCTCCGCCGCGCGTCGAATTACTCGATGTAAAAGAAGGAGAAGGCACAGACCGCATTCCAGCTGAAGAAATGCTTGTCAAAGTGTCCTTTAGATTAACGATAGGTGAACTCATAGACTCAAATATTATGCAGCTTTACCCTATTACGTTTGCGAAGGATTTAATCGCAGAATTAACAGTCCCGACGCAAGAAGAAGAGCCTGTTCAAGAAACTCCAGTAAGCGCACCTGAACCACATCAGGCAGCTCCGCAAGCACAGTCTGCTCCTGTGCAGCAAGCGGCACCGCCGAAAAGACAGGCGAAGCAAAAGCCAGCAGAACCTGTAAATGTGGCGCCAGTTGAATTTGAAGCGTTCAGTGAGCCTCAGCATTCAACGAGCCAGCTAGGAAATCTCGATATGCTGATGGATATTCCGCTTTCTATTACGGTGGAACTTGGTAGAACGCAGCGCAGTGTGAAAGAAGTACTTGAACTTTCAGCTGGAAGTGTCATTGAACTGGACAAACTTGCGGGTGAGCCAGTCGACATTCTGGTTAACAAACGAATCGTCGCCAAAGGGGAAGTCGTTGTGATCGATGAGAACTTTGGTGTTCGTGTGACTGATATATTAAGTCAATCAGAAAGACTTTCTAATTTAAAATAA
- the flhB gene encoding flagellar biosynthesis protein FlhB — protein sequence MMTRLRLDLQFFAGEKTEKATPKKRQDSRKKGQVAKSTDVNTAISFLLIFLSFFFIGPFMKERIIALIERFYSTTMLMKVSTSNIHQLFLELLQETALLLMPILGVGMLAGIISNYLQVGLLFSTEVIKPKLEKLDPIKGFKRIYSIRALVELLKSILKIGFVGFATFIALWTHFDEILRLPLLTAEETLHFVANMTLIMGLYAACALLILAWLDYMYQKFDYEKNLRMSKQDIKDEYKKSEGDPLIKSKIKQRQREMAMRRMMQEVPKADVIITNPTHYAIALKYDEEKMDAPFVVAKGTDILAMKIRTIAKEHDIMTIENRPLARALYDQVDINQAVPEEYFKAIAEILAYVYKTKQKIL from the coding sequence ATGATGACAAGGCTTAGACTAGACTTACAATTTTTCGCAGGTGAAAAAACAGAAAAAGCAACGCCAAAAAAGAGACAGGATTCACGAAAAAAAGGGCAGGTTGCCAAAAGTACCGACGTCAATACAGCCATCTCATTTCTATTAATCTTTTTATCATTCTTTTTTATTGGGCCTTTTATGAAAGAGCGTATTATTGCGCTCATTGAACGTTTTTATTCAACAACAATGCTAATGAAAGTTAGCACATCTAATATTCATCAACTATTCTTGGAGTTGCTTCAAGAAACAGCACTCCTCCTCATGCCGATTCTTGGTGTTGGTATGCTGGCAGGTATCATCAGTAACTATTTACAAGTCGGGCTTCTCTTTTCGACAGAAGTGATCAAACCGAAATTAGAAAAGCTCGATCCCATCAAAGGGTTTAAACGAATATACAGTATTCGAGCCCTCGTAGAGCTATTAAAATCCATTCTGAAAATTGGTTTTGTTGGTTTTGCGACATTTATTGCACTATGGACGCACTTTGACGAAATCCTGCGGCTCCCTCTACTAACAGCGGAGGAAACCCTGCATTTCGTCGCAAATATGACCTTGATTATGGGTCTATATGCAGCATGTGCTCTTCTGATCTTAGCATGGCTTGATTACATGTATCAGAAATTTGATTATGAAAAAAACTTACGGATGTCTAAGCAAGACATCAAAGATGAGTATAAAAAATCAGAGGGTGACCCGCTCATAAAATCAAAGATTAAACAGCGCCAGCGGGAAATGGCCATGAGACGGATGATGCAGGAAGTCCCAAAAGCGGACGTCATCATTACAAACCCAACTCACTACGCAATTGCCTTGAAATATGACGAAGAAAAGATGGATGCGCCCTTTGTTGTAGCAAAGGGAACAGATATTTTGGCTATGAAAATTAGAACGATTGCGAAAGAGCACGATATCATGACCATAGAAAACCGGCCGCTAGCTCGTGCGCTATATGATCAGGTCGATATCAATCAAGCGGTGCCAGAAGAATATTTTAAGGCCATCGCAGAAATTTTAGCTTACGTATATAAAACGAAACAAAAGATTTTATGA
- the flgG gene encoding flagellar basal body rod protein FlgG has translation MLRSLYSGISGMKNFQTKLDVVANNVANVNTHGYKKSRITFKDMVSQTIASSGGPTNNSGSINSKQVGLGSSLSSIDKIMSAGASQNTDEPYDFYINGDGFFRIESQGEILYTRTGNFKPDSEGSLVTPDGNYLLGMDGQKITIPDGISSVSVGPDGTISVVENNVSRTVGQVSLVSFRNAGGLDKVGDNLYRQTLSSGAPSNAIVPGEEGTGVIQTGRLEMSNVDLTDEFTEMIIAQRGFQSNAKTITTSDEILQELVNLKR, from the coding sequence ATGTTACGCTCACTTTACTCAGGAATTAGCGGAATGAAAAACTTCCAAACGAAATTAGATGTTGTAGCCAATAACGTGGCCAACGTGAATACACACGGATACAAAAAGAGCCGAATCACTTTTAAAGATATGGTCAGTCAGACAATTGCAAGCTCTGGTGGACCGACAAACAACTCAGGTTCGATCAACTCGAAACAAGTTGGACTAGGATCTTCTTTGTCATCTATTGATAAGATCATGTCAGCGGGTGCTTCCCAAAATACAGATGAACCGTATGACTTCTATATCAATGGTGATGGATTCTTCCGTATTGAAAGCCAAGGAGAAATTCTTTATACAAGAACTGGGAATTTCAAACCTGATTCAGAGGGCAGCTTAGTCACTCCTGATGGAAACTATCTACTTGGAATGGATGGACAAAAAATAACGATTCCAGATGGCATTTCAAGTGTGAGTGTTGGTCCAGACGGAACGATTTCGGTTGTTGAAAATAATGTATCGAGAACCGTTGGACAGGTTTCACTCGTGTCATTCCGAAACGCAGGAGGGCTTGACAAAGTCGGAGACAATCTTTACCGCCAAACGCTAAGCTCAGGTGCACCAAGTAATGCCATCGTACCTGGTGAAGAAGGAACAGGTGTCATCCAAACAGGTAGACTTGAAATGTCAAACGTTGATTTAACAGACGAGTTTACAGAAATGATTATCGCGCAGCGCGGATTCCAATCGAATGCAAAGACGATCACAACATCAGATGAAATTCTGCAAGAGCTTGTGAATCTGAAACGATAG
- the flhA gene encoding flagellar biosynthesis protein FlhA has product MSARDLSVLFSVILIVAMLVIPFPPILLSILIIINISLALIVLLTTMNMQEPLQFSIFPSLLLLLTLFRLGLNISTTRSILSTGDAGKVVETFGSFVVGGNVLVGLVVFLILIIIQFVVITKGAERVSEVAARFTLDAMPGKQMSIDADLNAGMLTESEARNRREKVSREADFYGAMDGASKFVKGDAIAGIIIVIINIIFGIIIGMLQQGMSIQESASHFTLLTVGDGIVSQIPALLISTATGIVVTRAASNGNLGSDITSQLFAFPAMLYVTAGTIFLLGLFTPIGVLLTGPIAGFLALGAYMMSKNKQDQEEIEEVLEEQAEVEEMKSPESVIHLLQMDAIEFEFGYGLIPLADANQGGDLLDRIVMIRRQLALELGLVIPVVRIRDNIALNPNEYRLKIKGNEVAKGELLLDHYLAMSPTPDDDPIEGIETIEPSFGLPAKWISEAEKDQAEMLGYTVVDPASVVSTHITEKIRQNTHELLGRQETKQLIDHLKESYPVLVDEVTPNPLAVGDIQKVLAKLLKEKVSIRNLVTIFETLADYGKLTTDTDLLTEYVRQALARQITAQYARENESLKVVTCSGRVEKVIADSVQQTEHGNYLSLDPESSESVIQSVAREIEQLSLRQETPVLLCSPPIRMYVKQLLERYFPELPVLSYNELEANVEVQSIGVVDI; this is encoded by the coding sequence ATGTCAGCAAGAGATTTATCTGTTTTATTCAGTGTTATTTTAATTGTGGCGATGCTGGTCATACCGTTTCCGCCCATTCTATTAAGTATTTTAATCATTATTAATATTTCTCTTGCGCTTATCGTGCTTCTCACCACAATGAACATGCAAGAACCACTGCAATTTTCGATTTTTCCATCATTGCTTTTGCTCTTAACGCTGTTTCGCTTAGGGCTTAACATCTCTACAACACGTTCTATTTTATCAACTGGAGATGCTGGAAAGGTTGTAGAAACGTTTGGTTCATTTGTTGTTGGAGGAAATGTACTCGTTGGTCTGGTTGTCTTCCTTATCCTGATCATCATTCAGTTTGTTGTGATCACCAAAGGGGCTGAGCGTGTATCAGAGGTTGCTGCAAGATTTACACTTGATGCGATGCCAGGTAAACAGATGAGTATTGACGCAGATTTAAATGCAGGAATGCTGACAGAAAGTGAAGCAAGAAATCGCCGTGAAAAGGTATCGAGAGAGGCAGACTTTTATGGTGCGATGGATGGTGCAAGTAAGTTCGTCAAAGGGGATGCCATCGCAGGTATTATCATCGTCATTATCAATATTATTTTTGGAATCATTATTGGGATGCTTCAACAAGGAATGTCGATTCAAGAATCAGCTTCCCACTTTACGCTATTAACGGTAGGGGACGGGATTGTTTCACAAATTCCTGCACTCCTCATTTCAACAGCGACAGGGATTGTCGTCACGAGGGCTGCTTCTAACGGAAACCTTGGGTCTGACATTACTAGTCAGCTCTTTGCATTCCCGGCTATGCTTTACGTCACAGCAGGCACGATCTTCCTTCTTGGTTTGTTTACTCCGATTGGCGTACTTTTGACAGGACCGATCGCAGGTTTTCTTGCACTCGGGGCATACATGATGTCGAAAAACAAACAGGATCAAGAAGAAATTGAAGAGGTGCTGGAGGAACAAGCTGAGGTAGAAGAGATGAAAAGTCCAGAAAGCGTCATTCATCTCCTGCAAATGGATGCCATTGAATTTGAATTTGGCTATGGTCTGATTCCGCTCGCTGATGCCAATCAGGGCGGTGACCTGTTAGATCGAATTGTGATGATCCGAAGGCAGCTTGCCCTCGAACTAGGCCTTGTCATTCCAGTTGTCCGAATTCGAGACAACATTGCACTTAACCCAAATGAATACCGGTTGAAAATTAAAGGGAACGAAGTGGCAAAAGGTGAGCTGCTGCTTGATCACTACTTAGCGATGTCCCCAACGCCTGATGATGATCCGATTGAAGGAATTGAAACGATCGAACCATCCTTTGGCTTGCCGGCAAAATGGATATCAGAAGCAGAAAAAGATCAGGCTGAAATGCTTGGCTATACGGTTGTGGATCCGGCATCTGTTGTGTCTACTCACATCACAGAGAAGATTAGACAAAACACACACGAACTGCTCGGACGCCAAGAAACGAAGCAATTAATCGATCATCTTAAAGAAAGTTATCCTGTCTTAGTGGATGAGGTGACACCAAATCCGCTAGCAGTCGGTGATATCCAAAAGGTACTGGCAAAGCTGCTGAAAGAAAAGGTCTCTATTCGAAACCTTGTGACCATTTTTGAGACGCTTGCAGACTATGGAAAATTAACGACGGATACAGATTTGTTAACGGAATATGTTAGACAGGCGCTGGCAAGACAGATTACTGCACAGTATGCAAGAGAAAATGAATCATTGAAAGTTGTGACATGCTCAGGCCGAGTTGAAAAGGTAATTGCTGACAGCGTACAGCAGACAGAGCATGGTAACTACTTATCGTTAGATCCAGAGTCCTCTGAAAGTGTGATTCAATCCGTGGCGAGAGAAATTGAACAGCTTTCGCTTCGCCAGGAAACGCCGGTTCTATTGTGCTCACCTCCTATAAGAATGTACGTCAAGCAGCTGTTAGAAAGATATTTTCCAGAATTACCGGTACTATCATATAACGAACTAGAAGCAAATGTGGAAGTACAGAGCATCGGAGTGGTGGATATCTAA
- the fliR gene encoding flagellar biosynthetic protein FliR, which yields MSIIELFPAFLLVFIRITAFFVTVPLLAHRTIPAVHRVGFSLFLAVISFSTIKEPPALDIDGLYMMLAVKEAMVGLLLGLIAYIMVSAVQIAGSFIDFQMGFAIANVIDPQTGAQTPLMGQFFYTVTLLLMLATNAHHLLLDGIFYSFQYIAVDQYALNFGSESFASFIAKSFNQMFIIAFQISAPVVASLFLVDLALGIVARTVPQMNVFVVGLPIKMGVSFIMIIICMGVIFGVVQNTFETIVLTMRNFLALVGGSS from the coding sequence ATGTCAATCATAGAATTATTCCCTGCTTTTCTTCTCGTTTTTATTCGGATCACCGCTTTTTTTGTGACAGTACCACTTTTAGCGCATAGAACGATACCAGCTGTACACAGAGTTGGATTCTCACTGTTTTTGGCTGTCATCAGTTTTAGCACGATTAAAGAACCGCCAGCACTCGATATAGACGGTCTTTATATGATGCTTGCGGTGAAAGAAGCCATGGTCGGACTTCTTCTTGGGCTGATTGCATATATCATGGTGTCCGCTGTTCAAATTGCCGGCTCATTCATTGATTTTCAAATGGGTTTTGCGATCGCCAATGTTATTGATCCGCAAACAGGAGCGCAAACACCGCTGATGGGGCAGTTTTTTTATACGGTCACACTGCTATTGATGCTTGCAACGAATGCACATCACCTACTGCTTGATGGGATATTTTACAGCTTTCAATATATTGCAGTTGATCAGTACGCGCTGAATTTCGGCAGTGAATCCTTTGCTTCCTTTATCGCAAAGAGCTTCAACCAAATGTTCATCATTGCCTTTCAAATCTCGGCACCTGTTGTGGCAAGTTTGTTTTTAGTCGATTTGGCATTAGGGATTGTAGCACGTACGGTTCCGCAAATGAACGTATTCGTTGTCGGACTTCCTATTAAAATGGGTGTGAGTTTTATTATGATCATCATCTGTATGGGTGTCATCTTCGGAGTTGTCCAAAATACATTTGAAACGATTGTGCTCACCATGAGGAATTTCTTAGCATTGGTCGGTGGTTCGTCATGA